GATGTCCATCTTGAATGTGACCTAATAGTACTCCTCATAGCTCTTGGGGTTGAGGCAGTAGAGGATTCCCCCGCCAAAGGAGAAGATGGTTCCTCCCCAGGCCAAGCCATAGCCCCAGTTGAATTCATGGTAGATTCGCAGGTTGATGCTCTCGATGAATTTAATGGGGTAGAGGACCAAGCTGCAGGCCTGGAGGACAACTGCAAGAGACGCACAGATGGCAACGtgtcatttctttaaaacaacaatggcGGAAATAGTGAGATGCACAAGcacacagaggagcagaaaaCACGAAGAACTGCTTCAGTTGCATAAAGAGCAAACCTTCCAGCCATCTGGTCACAGCTCTGGGTTTAGACTCGGCAGCTGATGCTTATGCTTAAGTTATGCATAAGGAAGGAGCAGGTTTTAAGGTCAGGCATCTCACAGTGTCACTGCAgtgtaataaatgaatgaattaagagtttaaaggtccagtgtgtaacatttaggagggtttattggcagatatcAAATGCACGAACCTCCTTCAACTATGATTTTAGTGTatgatcactttaaaataaaaagcatttggTTTTCATGTCAGTTAGAATAAGCCTTGATATGTAGCTTAGGTAAGGGCATTGTTTTCTAGAGCTAATAACCAGGAATAGGGTGAATTCTCTCTCTGAATTATCTTGAATAAAATTGCAAttcacaattattatttattgcagtgactgtcaaaaaaatattcttaaatcACAGCTTCTTATGTTTTAGGATGGAGCACTGACCAGAAAGATGAGATGAGGGGATTTATCTGTGGCATTTTGTCAAAGTGTACCCACTATTGCTATTAGGCATGGGCCAATATGAACATTTCATGTCGCATTTAATTTGCCCAAAATAATTAAGATTCAAAATTTTGGTGCAATAATAGTAAAAGTCTGCTTTGAACTGTACTAAAATCACTTTACATCACATTTAGTAATAATGTCCTTGAATAAATCACTGGGACTGAATGTTGGAAAGCCAGGCAGCATTTTCAAATCACTCACGTAAAATACTAAAACTTTTTCCCATTTACCATTATATTGACAATGAAAATTGACCACAATCAACTTGTtgtcacctttttaaaaaaaaaaaaaaacacaatgtaaaatgaaattatATGGTATATTACCCCATCCATGTAGTGACAGGTTGACAGTTTATGAAAGGAAAAGTAATATCTTCTAAACTTCAAAATGACatatttcacttattttattcattttattttgaaatgtgccTCACTGATTATTactgaatgtaaaataaatccagaccaGAGGTTAAAAAAGTGGTATCTACTggcttttgctttatttttctttctttctgtatcAGTCGTGTAAAAATCTGTTTGGCTTTACTAGAAAAAGAGCAGATACTGGGTGGAGAAGAGACGCATGCCCTGAGGAGAAGTCATTTAGCTCTGCAGATCTCATTTAGAACAAAAACCACGATAAATCAAATTCCATCAGAAGGATCAGGACTGGAGTGAAGGCGCAGGTTTAGTAAGCGATGGAGGGATGAGGGGAGGTGAAAggacagagtgagaggaaagCAGAAGAGATGGATGGCAGCGGAACACAAGAGAACGTGTCAATCATTATTTCTTCAAAGGGAATTCATTTTGTGGAAACATAAACAAGctgtggagaaagaaaaaaaacccagagactGCATAATTTCCAAAAACACAGAGGGGGAATAAACAAGCCTTAAGaggctgtgtgtatgtgatctATCTTTCACTGAGGGCCTTTATAGTCAAACCCAAAAACACTCTTTTAACGTCTGGAGAGATCGTTTCTTTCCCCCTTTAGGGGAAAACAAGCTGATTTGaacagctattttttttttcactgtatgTTTTTAAGTTTCACTTCATAAGTCACTTATCTGTTCACTAAGCTGCAAAATTATACATGAGTAtttaatatgattattattgaaaCATAGACGTGGATCGTTCAAGTAAATAAGTTATACATGAAGTTGATGaatcacatttacacactgATAATTCAGTTTTATACCATACCAAACATTAATTCTCAGACATCAATATTAAATGATTTACACAGACAGGGaaaccattttgttttctaaCTCAAAGACAGGAATTATGTGCTAAATCTTAAATTATATGCACAATGCATATACCATACATTGATTCAGACTGAATATGtgtatattattagtattgaaGTACATTAAACGGCACAAACTAGAGTTATTGAATTAAAGCCCAGCCCGATAAAAGACCAGCGTTATTCTCACGTCATGACTCGTGACGCATGCTTTCAAACAGTACATTTCACAGTGTCTATTTGTTTGCTGTGGCCAAAAGGGAGAAAAGCTTCTCAATCACCGCAGCATGCACAACGATTCTATTTGGAGGAGCAGTCAAATGTCAGCTCAGAAATATTTCAATTCTGTGGTTTGCACCATATGATTGACAAAAAACTCtctcacaggaaacacacacaacattgcAAAATCAATAAAGGTCAGACAAATATTCCGTTGAACAGTTTTTGATACCCATTAAGAATTTTTTCACAGTGGACAGTATGTACTTTCTCCCACTAGGGGTCTCTGGGGAGCAGTGTACGATCATGAGCTTCTGATCACTTCCTAATTAAGTGAGTGATCCTCTTGGTATTTTTCCTGAAGTTGCCACACAACAATGATCTGTTTTTAAGCTCTTTAAGCTCGcattctcgctctctctctctctctctctctctctctgtccctttcTGCCTCACTTCAGGTGTGACTGTTGCTGCAGCAATGTCTCTGTCCCATGTGTCACAACCACAGCAACACGTTCCTGCACTCTAGCGTTTCTGTTCcctgtttccattcatttttattgtgaaatatttgcaggatcAGTGGATATATTTAGCAGCAGCTCCATAAAGCAGATAATGTCATTTAGTACACcactttaaaaaatacatgagTTGAATTAATGTTTAACTTTCTccatgttttccttctttttttttgcaggataTAAAAATTAAGGACGTTTTCACAATAGCGCTACTGGAAATTGAGGCTGACCGGGGAAATTAAAGGGACAGGCATGAAGCCCTGCTGCGACCCTGCTGAGCTGGAATCATAAAAATAGAATTTCCTCTAAATGAGTTTGAGAAAGGGACTGTGggtaagaatgtgtgtgtgtgtgtaatcaatTAGCAAGGattatcatttaaatgcatgCCAGTTTCCAATGTGATTGCCCTGCAACTTTCCACTTACCTTGTCTAAATTGCCTAATTAAGTCATCttattgtgtgcgtgtgtgttttagtgcatAATGAATGAGTGACCTGGTGTGACTGTCTCTGCATGTGcccgtgtgtgtgagtttgtgtgtgcactgacCTGCAGCGAAGAGCATGAAAGCGACGGGTGCATAAAATCGCCGTCTCGTGCCGATGCACACGGCAACCAGGGCGACCAGAAATGACATCAGCACCAGGGCTCCACCCCCTAGCAACAGGGCAAGTGTCGCGACCTGCCAGTCTGGGAAAAGGCAGAGAAAGTGGAGGAAGGAAGatggacacaaagaaaaacggTTAAGAGACATGGAAAGAAAAGTGACCtcatagaaataaataataataataaaaaaaaacattcatgaatAAATGCAGCAGGCATACCAGAGCTAAAAAGGAAATGCACAAAATCTTGATGGTGACCTGGGAGAAGAGACAGAGCCacaagaaatgtgttattttatttgacattttataaatgACTGTGTTCACCTCCATCAAGTATGATCAACGAGAAGAGGAGGAActgaggaagggagggagagaaaaacaatgacacaggAAGGACTAAAAGGAGAGATGGCAGAATGGgcaaacaaaggaaataaagaaagagggTGCACGGCAATGAGGGAGGGAAAAGTATGTgtgaagaaaagacaagaaTGGAGTATGGAAGGAAGGAGAGATGGGGATTTAGGGGATAGAGAAGCTGGAAAGAGGCTGATAGATGGagaaagtgaggaaaaaaaatgaaaacaaagaaatgaaagagagggggtgaaaaaaagaaggtgCTTGTGGAAACAAGGgattaaaagagaaaaggtgTAGGTGTGTTAAGTTTGAGGATGCATGGAAATATGAAGGAGTTATGAaaggacagaagacaaaggAAGTGACAGAAGGAAAGAATTAAGGTAATGGAAAAGATGGtaggagagaaaatgaaaaagtagaAGCAATAATACACAGAAAGAATGATACAGTAGAAGAAGGATGGTAGGACGGAAGGACACAATTAACAAAAATAGAGATGATGTAATGAAAAGGaagtcagaaacaaaaagtgaagaa
Above is a window of Solea senegalensis isolate Sse05_10M linkage group LG2, IFAPA_SoseM_1, whole genome shotgun sequence DNA encoding:
- the LOC122765382 gene encoding transmembrane protein 47-like isoform X2, which encodes MSSAVTETEESAHGSQLTPLKLVGLVCVFLALCLDVGAVMSPAWVTADDQYYLSLWESCWKPTSTEKWQCSSTLGSDWQVATLALLLGGGALVLMSFLVALVAVCIGTRRRFYAPVAFMLFAAVVLQACSLVLYPIKFIESINLRIYHEFNWGYGLAWGGTIFSFGGGILYCLNPKSYEEYY
- the LOC122765382 gene encoding transmembrane protein 47-like isoform X1, with amino-acid sequence MSSAVTETEESAHGSQLTPLKLVGLVCVFLALCLDVGAVMSPAWVTADDQYYLSLWESCWKPTSTEKWQCSSTLGSGHHQDFVHFLFSSDWQVATLALLLGGGALVLMSFLVALVAVCIGTRRRFYAPVAFMLFAAVVLQACSLVLYPIKFIESINLRIYHEFNWGYGLAWGGTIFSFGGGILYCLNPKSYEEYY